The Henckelia pumila isolate YLH828 chromosome 2, ASM3356847v2, whole genome shotgun sequence genome includes a window with the following:
- the LOC140880721 gene encoding uncharacterized TPR repeat-containing protein At1g05150-like, with the protein MTSRGSRSEKVKRIFLQFDTNGDGGLNREEMAALVVAVNPRVKFSEEQINAILDEVFRTYGGFIDGEKGLTFDGLLRTYDDGAGDVDRDFDALGLDLKPLEDKNGVSQASEEVASSSSVVDERVMEPHKKQRTEAWAASPNHGIVFDDTWKLVDDLEILIKRLKTKQLKDGKIKNDNSDVFSDAGWSRELGPSSEISDKRISWDESGSDYRAFVKELGVLRSRADRAPSRAEAFDGQMAIGRVLYEHCLFKEALVSFKRACELMPGDVKPHFRAGNCLYVLGRYDEAKAEFLLALDAAEAGGNQWAYLLPQIHVNLGIALEGEGMVLGACEHYREAAILCPTHFRALKLLGSALFGVGEYKAAVKALEEAIYMKNDYADAHCDLASALHAIGDDDNAIKEFQKAIDLKPGHVDALYNLGGLYMDMGRYQRASEMYTRVLGVWPNHWRAQLNKAVSLLGAGETEEAKKALKEALKMTNRVELHDAVSHLKQLQKKRLRGNGNGNGEAAFITVEPSKFKTVGEKTTLRPELAIALDIRSFQKVTRLNRCDVELIKKEMSEGDVPVSYSGRGIPEKSIRKASLEVILHKLLSFLKPETLVGAIKAINQKILSVLDESESGRVDLGMFFAVIAPLCGGSLDKRKRIAYESLLWQPVNEGNTQIKKSDAQRYIKLLRTIYIPSHGISEILEIHGETDDSMVSLTEFVTMFDDQEWGFSILSILVKLENGDRNRHGSHVCATCKYPLIGSRFKEVKHQFSLCSQCYSEGKVPSTCKQEEYKFKEYANESEAVKDKCLWFGSKGSSASGS; encoded by the coding sequence ATGACGAGTCGAGGGAGCAGATCGGAGAAGGTGAAGAGGATATTCCTGCAGTTTGATACGAACGGGGATGGTGGTCTGAACCGGGAAGAAATGGCAGCTCTGGTGGTGGCCGTAAACCCTAGGGTCAAATTCAGCGAGGAGCAAATCAATGCAATTCTGGATGAGGTTTTTCGAACCTACGGGGGATTCATTGATGGCGAAAAAGGTCTCACCTTTGATGGCCTCCTTCGGACATACGATGATGGAGCTGGTGATGTGGACCGAGATTTCGATGCCCTTGGCCTGGACCTTAAACCATTGGAGGACAAGAATGGGGTTTCACAAGCATCCGAAGAGGTGGCTTCGTCGTCCTCAGTCGTTGATGAACGTGTCATGGAGCCACACAAGAAACAGCGCACGGAAGCGTGGGCTGCATCCCCGAATCATGGCATTGTGTTCGACGATACATGGAAGCTTGTTGATGACCTTGAGATATTGATCAAAAGGTTGAAAACCAAACAGTTGAAGGATGGGAAAATAAAGAATGATAATTCTGATGTTTTCTCTGATGCTGGCTGGTCGAGGGAGCTCGGCCCATCCAGTGAAATTTCGGATAAGAGGATTAGTTGGGACGAGTCTGGTAGTGATTATAGGGCTTTTGTGAAGGAATTGGGAGTTTTGAGGTCGAGGGCTGATAGGGCGCCATCAAGAGCAGAAGCTTTTGATGGGCAAATGGCTATCGGACGTGTGCTATACGAACATTGTTTGTTCAAGGAAGCTTTGGTAAGCTTTAAGAGGGCGTGTGAATTGATGCCGGGTGATGTGAAACCACATTTTAGAGCAGGGAATTGTTTATATGTTCTTGGGAGGTATGATGAGGCCAAAGCTGAGTTTCTTCTTGCATTGGATGCTGCAGAGGCTGGTGGGAATCAATGGGCATATTTATTGCCTCAAATTCATGTTAATTTGGGCATTGCTCTTGAAGGTGAAGGAATGGTTCTTGGTGCTTGTGAGCATTATAGAGAAGCTGCTATTCTTTGTCCAACTCATTTTCGGGCTTTGAAGCTTTTAGGAAGTGCACTTTTTGGTGTAGGGGAGTACAAGGCCGCTGTCAAGGCCTTGGAGGAAGCTATTTACATGAAGAACGATTATGCTGATGCACATTGTGATTTGGCTTCTGCTTTACATGCTATAGGTGATGATGATAATGCAATAAAAGAATTCCAGAAGGCAATTGATTTAAAGCCTGGCCATGTCGATGCTCTGTACAATTTAGGTGGCCTCTACATGGATATGGGTAGGTATCAAAGGGCGTCTGAGATGTATACTCGGGTTTTGGGTGTGTGGCCAAATCATTGGAGGGCACAGCTAAATAAGGCAGTCTCTTTGTTAGGTGCTGGAGAAACGGAGGAAGCAAAGAAAGCTTTGAAAGAAGCTTTAAAAATGACCAACAGAGTTGAATTGCATGATGCTGTCTCTCATTTAAAGCAACTACAGAAGAAGAGGTTGAGGGGAAATGGGAACGGTAATGGCGAAGCTGCCTTCATTACAGTGGAACCCTCGAAATTTAAGACCGTGGGTGAGAAAACTACATTGAGGCCAGAATTAGCTATTGCTCTTGATATCAGATCCTTCCAGAAGGTAACACGTTTGAATCGGTGTGATGTCGAACTTATAAAGAAGGAAATGAGTGAAGGTGATGTGCCAGTGTCCTATTCTGGCAGAGGTATACCTGAAAAATCAATACGCAAGGCTTCATTGGAAGTGATTCTTCACAAGTTACTTAGCTTTTTAAAGCCGGAAACTTTAGTAGGAGCTATCAAAGCCATAAATCAGAAGATCCTCTCTGTTTTGGATGAATCAGAGTCGGGTCGAGTGGATTTGGGGATGTTTTTTGCAGTTATTGCTCCCCTTTGCGGCGGATCTCTTGACAAACGGAAACGAATTGCTTACGAGTCACTTTTGTGGCAACCGGTGAATGAAGGCAACACGCAGATAAAGAAATCAGATGCCCAAAGATACATCAAGCTGCTGAGAACCATCTACATCCCTTCGCATGGGATAAGTGAAATACTTGAAATCCATGGAGAAACGGACGACTCCATGGTTTCTTTGACAGAATTTGTCACCATGTTTGATGATCAAGAATGGGGGTTTAGTATCCTGTCTATTCTAGTAAAGCTTGAAAATGGCGATAGGAATCGCCATGGGAGCCATGTTTGTGCAACTTGCAAATATCCCCTTATCGGTTCCCGATTCAAGGAAGTGAAACATCAATTTAGCTTGTGTTCTCAATGTTACTCTGAAGGAAAAGTGCCATCTACATGCAAGCAGGAGGAGTACAAATTTAAAGAATATGCAAACGAGTCCGAAGCAGTTAAAGATAAATGCTTGTGGTTTGGCTCTAAAGGTTCCTCAGCTAGTGGCTCTTAG